CCGGACAAAAAGGTGCATTTGTACGTCATAGGAGATAGTTTCACTGAAAAGCAGCGGGTCAGCAAGAAAGATTTTGTGGTGGACAACTATACTCAGGTTAAATGGGATGATTTTCTCCACATCAAAATCGATACCTCAGAAACCAATATCCTTTTGCTTGAATCTGTGGAAAGACATTTGAGGCAAAAAATGGTAGCGAGGATAAAAGTCCTTATTCCCGACACGGCGACGTTCGTGACAACCACTGAATCCCCAAAAATCCTGCAACAGCTCGACAATGCTTTGAAAGCAAATTTCACTGCCGACCGATTGGACGGATTGCTATTCCAAAATGACATTTTTCTGACCTTGAAGAGCTGGAAGGCAGATTTTAATTACAAAGTCTTTGATCGCGTAAATAAATCAGTAACGCTCGTGAACGACGATCGGGACATGGTGTATTACCTCGACACCGACACGCCTAATGTTACGTCCTCTTTTTCCGAAATCAGGAATACCGAAATTGATACGGTCGTTATGAACCTGAACCGAAGCCGTGATTTTGCCGACTCATTGGGTTTTGACCATGTAATACTGTCGATCATTCCCAACAAAGTGTCCGTTTTGAGTCCCAACTACGGAACCTATAATCGCCTGATCGAAAGGGTTTATGCCCACCCAAATCTTAAACTTCCTTACGTAGATATCCTCGCCGACTATCGTAAAATGGGACGTCATTCTTACCTGAAAGGTGACTCACACTGGACTTGTGACGGCCAGTATTTGTGGCTCAATAAGGTCAACGCATTGATCAATCGGCTCGTCGAACCGGCAACACCTCTGTAACCAGCTACTTTCCTTATTGAACCGGCTGGCTCGTTGCCCGAGGGTAAGCATCGGAAAGACAGCCGCAAATGGGTTTTTCGCCGGTAAGAAAGGAAGTTGTACCATTAGAATTCCTACATTGTAAGCGATTGTATCCTTGCTACGTAATATTTTGCGGCTAAATCGATTCTTATGAAAAAGAAAGCTTCCTACCGGTACGTTACATTCCTGTTTCTTTTCATTTCTGCTGCCGTTCTCGCGCAAACCGGTAAGCTACACCCCGGTTTTGACAAGGCAGAATACACTGAGTTGCTTTACATGCATGTGGAACTTTATGATTCGATGAAAATCGATCCGACGAAACCGAATTCCATTTTACCTAAGCCGGCTCATTTCAAATCGCACTACAAATCACCTATCATGGGACTCGATAACCGCTGGCAGTTGTGGACAAATGACGACAAGTCGGTTGGTGTCCTCAATATCAGGGGTACAACCCAGAACCCGGTCGGCTGGCTCGAAAACTTCTATGCAGCGATGGTACCTGCAAAGGGTGAGCTCAAATTGGCCAATGATTTTACTTTTCAATACCATCTGGCCGATAATCCGAAAGCGGCGGTGCACATTGGCTGGCTGGTGGGTATGGCTTTTCTTGCGAGGGACATTGTCCCGAAAATCGACTCGTGTTACAAGGCCGGCATTAAAGAATTTCTGATTATGGGACATAGCCAGGGTGGCGCAATCACTTTTTTGCTTACATCCCACCTATATTCGCTTCAAAAGCAAAATAAGCTTCCACAAGATATTCGTTTCAAAACTTATGCAAGCGCCAGCCCGAAGGTTGGCAACACTTACTTTGGCTACGAATACGAAAGTATGGTCGACGGCGGCTGGGGTTACAATGTCGTTAACTCGGCTGACTGGGTGCCGGAACTTCCTTTTTCAGTGCAAACAATGGAAGATTTTAACGAGACTAATCCCTTCAAAAATATAGACGGCATCATTAAAAAACAGAAACTGCTCGCCAGGATTGCATTAAAACATGCTTATAAGGGCATGAAAAACCCCGGTGAAAAGGCGCAACGTAACTATCAGAAATACCTGGGCAATTATGCTTCAAAGTACGTCGTAAAGAATCTCCCGGAATTTCAACCGCCGGTTTATTACAACAGTAATCACTATGTCAGGACCGGTCCTACCATTGTTCTTTTAGCCGATGCCGAATATTTCAAACAGTTTGCTAATTCGAATGACAAGGTATTCGTCCACCATTCTGTGGATCCATACCTGTTTTTACTTAAAAAATATAAACACTAAAATTGCCCTATAACTCAGCGATGCGGACACTCCTGCTTACTCTCCTATCATTTTTAACAATTTCTGTTAACGCCCAATATAAAACCCGTTTTGAGATCAGCGGAGGGAAACAAACACCTACTTACGAAGAAGGAATTGCCTTTTATCAGCTATTGGCCAAGAATTTTCCGACCATTCAAATGAAGGAGAAGGGGCTGACGGATAGTGGAAAGCCTTTACATCTTGTTTTATATTCCAAAAACAAACAGTTTGACATTCAAAAGCTGAAAGCGCAGGGCAAAGCGATTTTGTTTATAAACAATGCCATTCACCCAGGCGAGTCGGATGGTGTGGATGCTTCGATGATGCTGCTCAGGGACATTGTTACGAATCCGGCCAAGTTCCCGGAACTGGACAGTATTGTGTTGGCCATTATTCCGTTTTACAACATTGGCGGAGCACTAAACCGGAACAGTACTACCAGGACTAATCAGGATGGGCCGGAGGAATATGGATTTCGGGGTAATGCAAGGAATTATGATCTGAACAGAGACTTTATCAAAAGCGATACGCGTAATGCAAGAAGCTTTGCAGCCATTTTCCATGAGCTGGACCCTGATCTTTTTGCCGATACACACGTCAGCAACGGAGCAGATTACCAGTATGTGATGACATTGGATTATGCGCAAAAAGACAAGCTGGGAGGTTCGCTGGGTGAATTCAATGACAAGGTTTTCCTTCCATACATGTACAAGCATTTGAAAGAGGCCGGTTTTGAGGCAACCCCGTATGTCAATTCCTGGGGTCAGACGCCGGACAAAGGTTTTGTACAATT
The genomic region above belongs to Dyadobacter pollutisoli and contains:
- a CDS encoding lipase family protein, encoding MKKKASYRYVTFLFLFISAAVLAQTGKLHPGFDKAEYTELLYMHVELYDSMKIDPTKPNSILPKPAHFKSHYKSPIMGLDNRWQLWTNDDKSVGVLNIRGTTQNPVGWLENFYAAMVPAKGELKLANDFTFQYHLADNPKAAVHIGWLVGMAFLARDIVPKIDSCYKAGIKEFLIMGHSQGGAITFLLTSHLYSLQKQNKLPQDIRFKTYASASPKVGNTYFGYEYESMVDGGWGYNVVNSADWVPELPFSVQTMEDFNETNPFKNIDGIIKKQKLLARIALKHAYKGMKNPGEKAQRNYQKYLGNYASKYVVKNLPEFQPPVYYNSNHYVRTGPTIVLLADAEYFKQFANSNDKVFVHHSVDPYLFLLKKYKH